The proteins below are encoded in one region of Prevotella melaninogenica ATCC 25845:
- a CDS encoding Fic family protein — translation MDKKYYICKVFETEIKRYDELVAEYQEKIVLPMGKKAFREYSEILFSCHSCGIEGSSFSVDDTRCLFEEQLGYHPVGKSLLECQEMADHFAAYEWMHNHLDHPFDVELLKTINRLVTLRTLTYKQADAVPGEFTTVDMAAGDTVFGEHEGLVAQVPRLMSSTAEMMKRGELHPMILSARFHGFFEYLLPFRDGNGRTGRLLSNFILLRHDYPELIIQKEDRQEYIATLRTIRTEGTDEHLIAFFFKAATKQMENALAQKKQNSRTMFFF, via the coding sequence TTGGATAAAAAGTATTATATTTGTAAAGTGTTTGAAACAGAGATAAAAAGATATGATGAATTGGTAGCAGAGTATCAAGAAAAGATAGTGCTGCCAATGGGGAAGAAGGCGTTTAGAGAGTATTCTGAAATCCTTTTTTCCTGCCATAGCTGTGGTATAGAGGGGTCTTCTTTCTCGGTGGATGATACACGTTGTCTGTTTGAAGAGCAGTTAGGCTATCATCCAGTTGGCAAGTCTTTGCTGGAATGTCAGGAGATGGCAGACCACTTTGCAGCATATGAATGGATGCATAATCATTTAGATCACCCTTTTGATGTCGAACTATTGAAGACCATCAATAGGTTGGTAACACTTCGTACGCTCACTTATAAGCAGGCAGATGCCGTACCTGGGGAGTTTACAACGGTGGATATGGCTGCTGGTGATACGGTCTTTGGCGAACATGAAGGATTGGTAGCACAGGTGCCACGACTGATGTCTTCAACAGCTGAGATGATGAAGCGTGGAGAACTTCACCCTATGATTCTTTCTGCTCGGTTCCATGGTTTCTTTGAATACCTACTTCCTTTCCGTGATGGGAATGGGAGAACAGGCAGGTTGTTATCCAACTTCATCTTACTACGTCATGATTATCCTGAATTGATTATACAGAAAGAAGATCGTCAAGAGTATATCGCTACTTTGCGAACCATACGAACGGAAGGGACGGATGAACACCTAATTGCGTTCTTCTTTAAGGCAGCTACAAAGCAAATGGAAAATGCTCTGGCGCAGAAAAAGCAGAATAGTCGTACAATGTTCTTCTTTTAG